The proteins below come from a single Chryseobacterium bernardetii genomic window:
- a CDS encoding aminotransferase class I/II-fold pyridoxal phosphate-dependent enzyme, giving the protein MSINFTTATFRDFENIPDFDIVKRAEIFYDFLDYMKSNGHMNYRLKNNSGCSSVMNVDIGGKPNDFVSFVSNDYLGFTQHPKVKQAAIEGIQKYGTGAGASPLIGGHFVFHDDLEKKISSFFGRKQEEAVIFTTGYTANSATLQILLQKEDIAIIDMAVHASVHEGCAFTNTKTFPHNNLDALEHILKTSEDKFRTKLVIIDGIYSQDGDVSPLKDIYNLVKKYNAYLMVDDAHGVGILGETGRGALEEAGLMDKVDFITGTFSKTFGNVGGYVICDKKMAAFIRFQSRQQIFSATAPPSTMGIIKAIELVDEEPMWRLKLWENINYFKKGLNDIGLDTGNTCSAIVPVKIGDPNITGDVGKLLIEHGVYTNPILYPAVARKDARIRMAVMATHERKHLDKTLNAFEDINNKLHIAKKFNNNHA; this is encoded by the coding sequence ATGAGCATCAATTTCACAACAGCAACATTTAGGGATTTTGAGAATATCCCAGACTTTGACATCGTTAAAAGAGCTGAAATATTTTATGATTTTTTAGACTATATGAAATCAAACGGGCATATGAATTACAGATTGAAGAATAATTCAGGATGTAGTTCTGTGATGAATGTAGATATAGGAGGTAAACCAAATGATTTTGTAAGTTTTGTCTCCAATGATTATCTTGGTTTTACACAGCACCCGAAAGTGAAACAGGCAGCAATTGAAGGAATACAGAAATATGGAACCGGAGCAGGAGCATCACCCCTTATTGGTGGGCATTTTGTTTTTCATGATGATCTTGAAAAAAAGATTTCTTCTTTTTTTGGGAGAAAACAGGAAGAAGCTGTCATATTTACAACAGGATATACTGCTAATAGTGCAACACTTCAGATTTTATTGCAAAAAGAAGATATTGCTATTATAGATATGGCCGTGCACGCCAGTGTACATGAAGGATGTGCTTTTACCAATACAAAAACATTTCCTCATAATAATTTGGATGCTTTGGAACACATTTTGAAGACATCAGAAGATAAATTCCGTACAAAGCTGGTTATCATTGATGGGATTTATTCGCAGGATGGTGATGTATCTCCTTTGAAAGACATCTATAATTTGGTGAAAAAATACAATGCCTATTTAATGGTAGATGATGCTCATGGTGTGGGAATTTTGGGCGAAACAGGAAGAGGAGCGTTGGAAGAAGCAGGGTTAATGGATAAAGTAGATTTTATTACAGGAACATTCAGTAAAACCTTTGGAAATGTTGGAGGTTATGTGATTTGTGATAAAAAAATGGCAGCTTTTATAAGATTTCAGTCCCGCCAGCAGATATTTTCTGCTACAGCTCCACCATCTACTATGGGGATCATTAAAGCAATTGAGCTTGTAGATGAAGAGCCTATGTGGCGTCTGAAGCTTTGGGAAAATATAAATTACTTTAAAAAAGGATTGAATGATATAGGATTAGATACAGGAAATACCTGTTCCGCAATTGTTCCGGTGAAAATAGGTGATCCTAATATAACCGGGGATGTAGGAAAGCTTCTTATAGAGCACGGTGTTTACACTAATCCCATATTATATCCGGCAGTAGCGAGGAAAGATGCTAGAATCAGAATGGCTGTAATGGCCACTCATGAGAGAAAACATTTAGACAAAACGCTAAATGCATTTGAAGATATCAATAATAAATTGCATATTGCAAAAAAATTTAATAACAACCATGCCTAG
- a CDS encoding TetR/AcrR family transcriptional regulator, with amino-acid sequence MPRKVVQGPIRDKEKTKQKLLAAVGKILRVKGYSGLKVSKIAAVAGFDKKLIYEYFGSTDKLIDEYIKSQDYWSNNLAGGTEIDLSDGGKELSKIALINQFESLKKDKELQKIILWELSEHKPILRKLADEREEMGDVMFKNITDPYFGEDKAKRFRAIMALLISGAYYLNIHTAANGSTFCGLDMKSEDGRSEIEKAIIDIVDFAYQDKNK; translated from the coding sequence ATGCCTAGAAAAGTTGTACAGGGTCCTATCAGGGATAAAGAGAAGACCAAACAGAAACTGTTGGCCGCAGTTGGTAAAATTTTAAGAGTAAAAGGTTACTCTGGCCTAAAAGTAAGCAAAATTGCAGCAGTAGCTGGTTTTGATAAAAAATTGATCTACGAGTATTTCGGAAGTACTGATAAGTTGATTGATGAATATATCAAATCTCAGGATTACTGGAGTAATAACCTTGCAGGCGGTACCGAAATTGACCTTAGTGACGGAGGTAAGGAACTGTCTAAAATTGCTTTAATTAATCAATTTGAAAGCCTGAAGAAAGATAAGGAACTTCAAAAAATTATTCTTTGGGAACTTTCTGAACATAAACCTATCCTGAGGAAACTTGCTGATGAACGTGAAGAAATGGGGGATGTGATGTTCAAGAATATTACAGATCCTTATTTTGGAGAAGACAAGGCAAAAAGATTCAGAGCGATTATGGCATTGCTGATTTCAGGAGCCTACTATCTGAATATTCATACCGCTGCTAATGGAAGTACATTCTGTGGTTTGGATATGAAAAGTGAAGATGGCAGATCTGAAATTGAAAAAGCAATAATTGATATTGTTGACTTTGCTTATCAGGACAAAAATAAATAA
- a CDS encoding MFS transporter, producing the protein MNPLEKADQGSQRFRYIKLCIFFSGLSVFAQLYLFQPMLPMAAEHFKVSVGDTSLLVSSSTIGMALGLLFFAFKADSYSRKGLMTFSLISSALLTIISTWIPSLSLLIAIGVFKGFVVSGVSAVALAYLTEEVSAAVIGAAISMYLSGNTIGGMSGRILATILAGEIGWRNAVLVIGIESLILGVIFWKLFPESKFFNPQKTDYHLKVKQMKFFLTNPYMLRLYLIAALVMGVFVSVYNYLTFRLEAKPFSLSHFIIAFIFLMYIFGVFGTMTVGRLSRRIPPNTILKGSILSMLAGALLLLSENLYLLIFGLGLFTFSFFAAHTMASQMTALYARRGKSSATSIYWLFYYFGSSILGTGTGYLLHAYSWNVFIAFLAISVVAALFLATANRSFQNKKN; encoded by the coding sequence ATGAATCCATTGGAAAAAGCAGATCAGGGAAGCCAACGTTTCCGATATATAAAACTTTGTATTTTCTTTTCCGGACTTTCGGTATTTGCTCAGCTTTATCTTTTTCAGCCGATGCTGCCTATGGCTGCAGAACATTTCAAGGTATCTGTTGGAGATACTTCCCTATTGGTCTCATCATCCACCATCGGGATGGCATTGGGTTTATTATTCTTTGCCTTTAAGGCAGACAGTTATTCAAGAAAGGGGCTGATGACTTTTTCATTAATCTCTTCTGCCTTATTAACCATTATTTCAACATGGATTCCAAGTCTCAGTCTCCTGATCGCTATCGGAGTTTTTAAAGGATTTGTGGTTTCTGGTGTTTCAGCAGTGGCCCTGGCCTATCTTACGGAGGAAGTAAGTGCCGCGGTTATTGGGGCTGCCATCAGTATGTACCTTAGCGGAAATACCATTGGCGGAATGAGCGGTAGAATTCTAGCTACTATTTTGGCCGGAGAAATAGGCTGGCGTAATGCGGTTCTGGTAATCGGGATAGAAAGCCTGATCCTGGGTGTCATATTCTGGAAACTGTTTCCCGAATCCAAATTTTTCAATCCACAGAAAACAGATTATCACCTTAAGGTAAAACAAATGAAGTTTTTCCTCACCAATCCTTACATGCTTCGGTTATATCTTATTGCAGCCCTTGTTATGGGGGTATTTGTGAGTGTTTATAATTATCTGACATTCAGACTGGAGGCCAAGCCATTTTCTTTAAGCCATTTTATTATTGCTTTTATATTCCTGATGTATATCTTCGGTGTTTTCGGGACCATGACCGTAGGAAGGCTTTCCAGAAGAATCCCTCCCAATACTATTCTAAAAGGTTCTATTCTCAGTATGCTGGCCGGTGCTTTATTATTGCTGTCAGAAAACCTTTACCTCCTCATTTTTGGTCTTGGATTATTTACTTTTTCTTTTTTTGCAGCCCATACCATGGCCAGCCAGATGACAGCTCTTTATGCCAGAAGAGGCAAATCTTCAGCAACTTCTATTTACTGGCTTTTCTATTACTTTGGATCAAGTATTCTGGGAACCGGTACCGGATATCTTCTTCACGCCTATTCCTGGAATGTTTTTATTGCTTTTCTTGCTATTTCTGTAGTGGCTGCCCTTTTTCTGGCAACTGCCAACAGGTCTTTCCAAAACAAAAAAAACTGA
- a CDS encoding response regulator transcription factor, producing MNERILIADDHYVVRAGTALVLESGFPQLKIDFAENYGQVKKMLESQEYSLIILDIDMPGTQYKKMISELKAIQHNIKILVFSGYDKDVAIQYIREGAEGYLNKQSSEEEIKNAVRTVIEKGYFYPAELIGLIIQNKKSNPAEKLSSREYEIFKLLADGNGNLEIANKLNIQMSTVSTYKKRIFQKLDVANIAELIKVYEMMH from the coding sequence ATGAATGAAAGAATTTTAATTGCTGATGATCACTATGTAGTCAGGGCAGGTACCGCGTTGGTCCTGGAATCCGGATTCCCTCAACTTAAGATTGATTTTGCAGAAAATTACGGACAAGTAAAGAAAATGCTGGAATCCCAGGAGTACAGTCTTATTATTTTAGATATTGATATGCCCGGTACTCAGTATAAAAAAATGATCTCAGAGCTTAAAGCTATACAGCATAATATCAAGATCCTTGTATTTTCCGGATATGATAAAGATGTAGCCATACAATATATCCGGGAAGGTGCAGAAGGCTATCTGAACAAACAAAGCAGTGAGGAAGAGATTAAAAATGCTGTACGAACCGTTATTGAAAAAGGATATTTTTACCCGGCAGAACTGATTGGGCTTATCATTCAGAATAAAAAAAGTAATCCAGCTGAAAAGTTATCGTCCAGAGAATATGAAATCTTTAAGCTTTTAGCAGATGGAAACGGTAACCTTGAGATCGCCAACAAACTCAACATTCAGATGTCAACGGTAAGTACCTATAAAAAAAGGATCTTTCAGAAGCTTGATGTAGCCAATATTGCAGAACTTATCAAAGTATATGAAATGATGCACTGA
- a CDS encoding helix-turn-helix domain-containing protein has product MKRSEEITRQYFDFLENHIQQVISGEVSDFMELNEIAGQLAVSHKHLSDTVKKEIGQHPCYFYDGQIIRRAKQMLTDSDLPVAEIARMFTYDPSNFSKFFKKMTGETPGHFRKSSKCKF; this is encoded by the coding sequence ATGAAAAGAAGTGAAGAAATTACCCGTCAGTATTTTGATTTTTTAGAAAATCATATTCAGCAAGTGATTTCGGGAGAGGTGTCTGATTTTATGGAACTCAATGAAATTGCCGGGCAGCTTGCCGTTTCCCACAAGCATCTGTCCGATACTGTTAAAAAAGAAATAGGTCAGCATCCCTGTTACTTTTATGATGGGCAAATTATCCGGCGAGCCAAACAAATGTTAACCGATTCAGACCTTCCTGTAGCAGAAATTGCCCGGATGTTTACTTATGATCCCTCCAATTTTTCGAAATTTTTTAAGAAAATGACTGGCGAAACCCCAGGCCATTTCAGGAAGTCCTCTAAATGTAAGTTTTAA
- a CDS encoding sensor histidine kinase, producing MRVWALFFTCLYFNIYGQRYTSTWYNIDNGLPQSSAKAIVKDKYGFIWISTENGLVRYDGSSFITFNNFKINNLHFGEFIGDSSQDSITVLNDFQENKVIIKNRFPKLTQLHSSDKITFTTGNEFIHRVANNILACNFYNDIQYFVKLKNSTYSFSEKNLIIYKDSKGKETKISIPFSNKDLNNMFVFNEVLFINDIKHRKTYSIDNGKVSVQDEPNLFNDPNTRIYWQQITNQTFVINHNDIYIVTGNSNKPSLKFLVKYNEIGSHSYCSMFYGWKFNKLYLGTLNNGLNVLKLSDFYVAKKKEDFSNNVYYASLSFSKNTIIAEDGTEFSRDGIVKKYPFGNNDNYLMMYDKAGNILIRKRSSIIKFYKNSGYKRKDSTFIKQGFQAFLQSGNLYGASFSDSSKSQLQIFKEDTFSRPDYTYEFNSFVNTFFQYSDNEILVGNNDGLYSVVLGSKTITPIHKNIHVKSIIRTKDNLIWVMTNKSGFYLLRNRKLIKMPTDRSNHLMSAHYILEDRKGFYWISSNNGLFKVPKKQLLQYAQDGKRPVYYYRFTKRDGFLTNEFNGSSQPNAYALENGDFVFPSMDGFVFFNPDSVKTFYPDASRIYIERVKIGNSEPQYFHHTLTLQNNYKTAEIFIDIPYYSNLENLYLEAKISGKENSEWESVTTGKELKYSISNLEPGDYTLSVRMLVSPDGQFVQKSIRFKIQPFFYQTLLFRVSASVVILLIIIIIVQLMTNFLRIKNRVLKQIVHNKNSELKETSLNLEVVKSDLRKETEYQKKLVETISHDITTPIRFIAMLSQKLHESDDLELQKKYFDSIYKSSEQLYQFTLNLKEYTELYKAENIFEEEEYLVNRILEIKKKLFCEIAKERGTKIINIAENNVYSNVNESILTAIIHNILDNAVKNTFDGEIQLNAIEIDQKTIITVSDTGAGMPDEQINMYMNLFKNPKLETPSFKGKGLGLHMVIHLVKKINAEISFSHNQPQGTIVELMLNKN from the coding sequence ATGAGAGTTTGGGCATTGTTTTTTACTTGCTTATATTTCAACATATACGGACAGCGCTATACATCTACCTGGTATAATATTGACAACGGCCTTCCGCAAAGCAGTGCGAAGGCTATTGTTAAGGATAAGTATGGCTTTATCTGGATCTCCACTGAAAACGGACTTGTACGGTACGACGGGAGTTCCTTCATTACGTTCAATAATTTCAAAATCAACAATCTTCACTTTGGTGAATTTATTGGTGATTCTTCTCAGGACAGCATTACAGTTCTTAATGATTTCCAGGAGAACAAGGTTATTATTAAAAACAGGTTCCCAAAGCTGACACAACTTCACAGCAGTGATAAAATAACTTTTACAACGGGAAATGAATTTATACACAGGGTGGCAAACAACATTCTGGCCTGTAATTTTTACAATGATATCCAATACTTTGTAAAACTAAAAAATTCAACTTATAGCTTTAGTGAGAAGAATCTCATCATTTATAAGGATAGTAAAGGAAAGGAAACAAAAATATCCATTCCTTTTTCCAATAAAGATCTGAACAATATGTTCGTATTCAATGAAGTTCTATTCATTAATGATATAAAACACAGAAAAACATATTCTATTGATAACGGAAAAGTTTCTGTTCAGGATGAACCGAATCTTTTTAATGATCCTAATACAAGAATTTATTGGCAGCAGATTACGAATCAGACCTTTGTTATCAATCATAATGATATTTACATTGTGACAGGAAACTCCAATAAACCTTCACTTAAATTCCTTGTAAAATACAACGAAATAGGAAGTCACTCTTATTGTTCTATGTTTTATGGATGGAAATTTAACAAGCTTTATCTGGGCACCCTGAATAACGGGTTAAATGTTCTGAAGCTCTCTGATTTCTATGTAGCCAAGAAAAAAGAAGATTTCTCCAACAATGTTTACTATGCTTCCCTATCCTTCAGCAAGAATACCATTATTGCGGAAGACGGAACAGAATTCAGCAGGGATGGAATTGTGAAGAAATATCCTTTTGGTAATAATGACAATTATCTGATGATGTATGACAAGGCGGGAAACATCCTGATCCGGAAAAGAAGCAGCATTATTAAATTCTATAAGAATTCCGGTTATAAAAGAAAGGATTCTACTTTTATAAAACAGGGATTCCAGGCTTTCTTACAGAGTGGAAATCTTTATGGAGCTTCGTTTTCGGATTCTTCAAAGAGCCAGCTCCAGATTTTTAAAGAGGATACATTTTCAAGGCCGGACTATACCTATGAGTTTAATAGTTTTGTCAATACTTTCTTTCAGTACAGTGATAATGAGATTCTGGTGGGCAACAATGACGGTCTGTATTCTGTAGTGTTAGGCAGCAAAACCATTACTCCTATTCACAAAAACATCCATGTTAAAAGCATTATCAGAACAAAGGATAACCTTATATGGGTGATGACGAATAAGAGCGGTTTTTATCTTCTCAGAAACAGAAAGCTCATTAAAATGCCGACTGACAGAAGTAACCATCTTATGTCTGCGCATTATATTCTGGAAGACAGAAAAGGCTTCTATTGGATATCTTCCAATAACGGACTTTTCAAAGTCCCTAAAAAGCAGCTGCTTCAGTATGCACAGGATGGGAAAAGACCGGTATATTATTATCGTTTTACTAAGAGGGATGGCTTCCTTACGAATGAATTCAATGGAAGTTCACAGCCGAACGCCTATGCACTGGAAAATGGTGATTTTGTTTTTCCATCAATGGACGGGTTTGTATTTTTCAATCCGGACAGCGTCAAAACTTTTTATCCGGACGCCAGCAGGATTTACATAGAAAGAGTAAAAATCGGAAATTCTGAGCCTCAGTATTTTCATCATACCCTTACCCTTCAAAACAATTATAAAACAGCAGAGATTTTTATTGACATTCCTTATTATTCTAATCTTGAAAACCTTTATTTAGAAGCTAAAATATCCGGGAAGGAAAACTCAGAATGGGAATCTGTTACTACAGGAAAAGAGCTGAAGTACAGCATCAGCAATCTGGAACCCGGAGACTATACCCTGAGTGTAAGAATGTTAGTTTCTCCGGACGGTCAATTTGTCCAAAAATCCATCCGATTTAAAATTCAGCCATTTTTTTACCAGACACTGCTGTTCCGGGTTTCTGCGTCTGTTGTTATTTTACTTATCATCATTATAATTGTTCAGCTAATGACCAATTTTTTAAGAATAAAAAACAGAGTTCTGAAACAGATTGTCCACAATAAGAATTCTGAGTTAAAGGAAACTTCTCTGAATCTTGAAGTGGTAAAAAGTGATTTAAGAAAGGAAACTGAATATCAGAAAAAACTGGTGGAGACCATTAGCCATGATATTACCACTCCTATAAGATTTATTGCAATGCTTTCCCAGAAACTTCATGAATCTGATGATCTTGAGCTCCAGAAGAAGTATTTTGACAGTATTTATAAATCTTCTGAACAGCTTTATCAGTTTACCCTGAACTTGAAAGAATATACTGAACTTTATAAAGCAGAAAATATTTTTGAAGAAGAAGAATATCTGGTGAACAGGATTTTGGAGATCAAGAAAAAACTTTTCTGTGAAATTGCGAAAGAAAGAGGAACAAAGATTATCAATATTGCGGAGAACAATGTGTACTCCAATGTTAATGAAAGTATTTTAACCGCTATTATCCATAATATTCTTGATAACGCAGTAAAAAATACTTTTGATGGGGAAATACAACTTAACGCAATAGAAATTGATCAGAAAACTATCATAACAGTCTCTGATACGGGAGCGGGTATGCCGGATGAACAAATTAATATGTACATGAATTTATTCAAAAACCCTAAACTGGAGACTCCAAGTTTTAAAGGAAAAGGCCTTGGGCTGCACATGGTTATTCATTTGGTAAAAAAAATAAATGCTGAAATAAGTTTTAGTCATAACCAGCCTCAGGGAACAATTGTGGAATTAATGCTCAATAAAAACTAA